The proteins below are encoded in one region of Lactuca sativa cultivar Salinas chromosome 3, Lsat_Salinas_v11, whole genome shotgun sequence:
- the LOC111912585 gene encoding probable ribose-5-phosphate isomerase 2 → MAMAYLGSKKANAAALMSSPSPSPHQRILTQDELKKIAAYKAVEFVESGMVLGLGTGSTAKHAIDRIGELLQQGKLSNIVGIPTSTMTHEQALSLGIPLSDLDNHPVLDLAIDGADEVDPDMNLVKGRGGSLLREKMIEGCCKKFVVIVDESKLVDYVGGSGLAMPVEIVPFCWKFTAQKLQSLFEEAGCVAKLRTSPENGKPFVTDNGNFIIDLYFKKDIGDLKAAGDAILRLAGVVEHGMFLDMATTLIVAGELGVTVRHKC, encoded by the coding sequence ATGGCTATGGCTTATCTCGGATCAAAGAAAGCCAACGCCGCCGCACTAATGTCGTCGCCGTCCCCTTCACCCCACCAACGCATCTTAACCCAAGACGAACTCAAAAAAATCGCCGCCTACAAGGCCGTCGAGTTTGTCGAATCCGGCATGGTTCTCGGCCTCGGAACCGGCTCCACCGCCAAACACGCTATTGACCGTATCGGAGAGCTTCTCCAGCAAGGAAAACTAAGCAACATCGTCGGAATACCCACTTCGACGATGACTCATGAGCAAGCTTTGTCTCTGGGCATACCTCTGTCGGACCTTGATAACCACCCTGTTCTCGATTTGGCCATTGATGGAGCAGATGAGGTTGACCCAGATATGAATTTGGTCAAAGGCCGAGGCGGATCGTTGCTTCGTGAGAAAATGATCGAAGGTTGTTGCAAGAAATTCGTCGTGATTGTCGATGAATCCAAACTGGTGGACTATGTCGGAGGAAGTGGGTTAGCCATGCCGGTTGAAATCGTTCCTTTTTGCTGGAAATTCACAGCGCAGAAGCTTCAATCGTTGTTTGAAGAAGCTGGTTGTGTTGCAAAGCTTCGTACTTCGCCGGAAAATGGTAAGCCATTTGTGACTGATAATGGGAATTTCATTATCGATTTGTATTTCAAGAAAGACATTGGGGATTTGAAGGCTGCCGGCGATGCAATTTTAAGACTGGCCGGAGTGGTAGAACATGGAATGTTTCTTGACATGGCGACTACTTTGATAGTCGCCGGAGAACTAGGAGTTACCGTGAGGCATAAATGTTAG